One Kineosporia corallincola DNA window includes the following coding sequences:
- the glgX gene encoding glycogen debranching protein GlgX: MPDSAHLATAPQVWPGKAYPLGATYDGYGTNFALFSEVAERVELCLFTADGTETRIDLPEVDAFVWHVFVPGVEPGQRYGYRVHGPYDPANGHRCNPNKLLLDPYSKAIDGRFDWGQSLFSYEFGNPDIRDDQDSAARMPRSVVINPFFDWGNDRPPQHEYADLVIYETHVKGLTQTHPGVPENLRGTYSAMAHPVIIDHLKGLGVTAVELMPVHHFANDSTLIDKGLSNYWGYNTIGFFAPDPKYSSLPTPGAQVQEFKAMVRALHEAGIEVILDVVYNHTAEGNHMGPTLSMRGIDNAAYYRLVDDDPQYYMDYTGTGNSLNVRHPHALQLIMDSLRYWVTEMHVDGFRFDLASTLAREFYDVDRLSSFFELVQQDPTVSQVKLIAEPWDVGPGGYQVGNFPPQWTEWNGKYRDTVRDFWRGEPATLGEFAARITGSADLYEHSARRPVASINFVTAHDGFTLRDLVSYNEKHNEANGEDNNDGESHNRSWNCGAEGPTDDAEVNALRSRQQRNFIATLILSQGVPMLGHGDELGRTQNGNNNGFCQDGELTWVNWDGADEGLLEFTRQAAALRGQHPVFRRRRFFDGLPVRRKGREGVPDISWFSPDGAEMTDEDWDSGFGKAVAMFLNGRGISGTDARGQRITDDSFVLLFNAHHEDIQFVLPPAEYGRRWQVVLDSQPALDPEQQVDDVEAGGKLVVEGRSLVVLTCPQG; encoded by the coding sequence GTGCCCGACTCCGCCCACCTCGCCACCGCCCCGCAGGTCTGGCCCGGAAAGGCCTATCCCCTGGGGGCCACCTACGACGGTTACGGCACGAACTTCGCGTTGTTCAGCGAGGTCGCCGAGCGCGTCGAACTGTGCCTGTTCACCGCCGACGGCACCGAGACCCGGATCGACCTGCCCGAGGTGGACGCCTTCGTCTGGCACGTGTTCGTGCCCGGCGTGGAACCCGGGCAGCGCTACGGCTACCGGGTGCACGGCCCCTACGACCCGGCGAACGGTCACCGGTGCAACCCGAACAAGTTGCTGCTCGACCCGTACTCCAAGGCCATCGACGGCCGGTTCGACTGGGGCCAGAGCCTTTTCAGTTACGAGTTCGGCAATCCGGATATTCGAGACGACCAGGACTCCGCCGCCCGCATGCCCCGCTCGGTGGTGATCAACCCGTTCTTCGACTGGGGCAACGACCGCCCGCCCCAGCACGAGTACGCCGACCTGGTGATCTACGAGACGCACGTGAAGGGCCTGACCCAGACGCATCCCGGCGTGCCGGAGAACCTGCGCGGCACCTACTCGGCCATGGCCCACCCGGTGATCATCGACCACCTGAAGGGCCTGGGCGTCACCGCCGTCGAGCTGATGCCGGTGCACCACTTCGCCAACGACTCCACGCTGATCGACAAGGGCCTGTCGAACTACTGGGGCTACAACACGATCGGGTTCTTCGCGCCCGACCCCAAGTACAGCTCGCTGCCCACCCCGGGCGCCCAGGTGCAGGAGTTCAAGGCGATGGTGCGGGCCCTGCACGAGGCCGGCATCGAGGTGATCCTCGACGTGGTCTACAACCACACCGCCGAGGGCAACCACATGGGCCCGACGTTGTCGATGCGGGGCATCGACAACGCCGCCTACTACCGCCTGGTGGACGACGACCCGCAGTACTACATGGACTACACCGGCACCGGGAACTCCCTGAACGTGCGGCACCCGCACGCCTTGCAGCTGATCATGGACTCGCTGCGCTACTGGGTCACCGAGATGCACGTCGACGGCTTCCGTTTCGACCTGGCCTCCACCCTGGCCCGCGAGTTCTACGACGTCGACCGGCTCTCCAGCTTCTTCGAACTGGTGCAGCAGGACCCGACCGTCAGCCAGGTGAAACTGATCGCCGAACCCTGGGACGTCGGACCGGGCGGCTACCAGGTGGGCAACTTCCCGCCGCAGTGGACCGAGTGGAACGGCAAGTACCGCGACACCGTTCGCGACTTCTGGCGCGGGGAACCGGCCACCCTGGGCGAGTTCGCCGCCCGGATCACCGGTTCCGCCGACCTGTACGAGCACTCGGCCCGCCGGCCCGTCGCCTCGATCAACTTCGTCACCGCCCACGACGGGTTCACCCTGCGGGACCTGGTGTCGTACAACGAGAAGCACAACGAGGCCAACGGCGAGGACAACAACGACGGCGAGAGCCACAACCGCTCCTGGAACTGCGGGGCGGAGGGGCCGACGGACGACGCGGAGGTGAACGCGCTGCGCTCGCGGCAGCAGCGCAACTTCATCGCCACGCTGATCCTCTCGCAGGGCGTGCCGATGCTCGGGCACGGTGACGAGCTGGGCCGCACGCAGAACGGCAACAACAACGGCTTCTGCCAGGACGGCGAGCTGACCTGGGTGAACTGGGACGGCGCCGACGAAGGGCTGCTGGAGTTCACCCGGCAGGCCGCGGCGCTGCGTGGGCAGCACCCGGTGTTCCGCCGCCGCCGGTTCTTCGACGGGCTACCGGTGCGCCGCAAGGGCCGCGAGGGGGTGCCGGACATCAGCTGGTTCAGCCCCGACGGCGCGGAGATGACCGACGAGGACTGGGACAGCGGTTTCGGCAAGGCGGTGGCGATGTTCCTGAACGGGCGCGGCATCAGCGGCACCGACGCGCGCGGCCAGCGGATCACCGACGACTCGTTCGTGCTGCTGTTCAACGCCCACCACGAAGACATCCAGTTCGTGCTGCCCCCGGCCGAGTACGGCCGGCGCTGGCAGGTGGTGCTCGACAGTCAGCCCGCCCTCGACCCGGAACAACAGGTGGACGACGTGGAGGCCGGCGGGAAGCTCGTCGTGGAGGGGCGGTCCCTGGTGGTGCTGACCTGCCCCCAGGGCTGA
- a CDS encoding pectate lyase, which produces MKSPSRGGLKSAFSTKRRVWTGVIAAVVLAAAAGTVASAANSSSSSTSATTASSSYPTAIPTKASALSLTWPTATGTTNLTATKTVSSYDGGMKRVQGWGGSQDEDQDPLFIVKDGGTIQNVIIGNKAGDGIHCEGTCLIKNVWWEDVGEDAATQKGKVSGQVMQIDGGGAKKADDKVFQQNGPGKLVVQNFVIQDFGKLYRSCGNCSTQYQRSAEFYNVIVVDPGKSLAGINTNYKDTATFKWIRLYDDDKSISICDKYTGNSSGKEPTKTGSGADGTYCKYSSSDITYK; this is translated from the coding sequence ATGAAAAGCCCCTCGCGCGGCGGTTTGAAGAGCGCCTTCAGCACGAAACGCCGGGTCTGGACCGGCGTGATCGCCGCGGTCGTCCTGGCGGCCGCCGCCGGTACGGTTGCCTCGGCTGCGAACAGCAGCTCCTCGTCGACCAGCGCGACGACGGCGAGTTCCTCGTACCCGACCGCGATCCCGACCAAGGCGTCCGCGCTGAGCCTGACCTGGCCGACCGCGACGGGCACCACCAACCTCACCGCCACCAAGACGGTGAGCAGCTACGACGGTGGCATGAAGCGCGTCCAGGGCTGGGGCGGTAGCCAGGACGAGGACCAGGACCCGCTGTTCATCGTCAAGGACGGTGGCACGATCCAGAACGTCATCATCGGCAACAAGGCCGGCGACGGGATCCACTGCGAAGGCACGTGTTTGATCAAGAACGTCTGGTGGGAGGACGTGGGCGAGGACGCCGCCACCCAGAAGGGCAAGGTCTCCGGCCAGGTCATGCAGATCGACGGCGGCGGCGCGAAGAAGGCCGACGACAAGGTCTTCCAGCAGAACGGCCCCGGCAAGCTGGTCGTGCAGAACTTCGTGATCCAGGACTTCGGCAAGCTGTACCGCTCCTGCGGTAACTGCTCCACGCAGTACCAGCGCTCGGCCGAGTTCTACAACGTGATTGTCGTCGACCCGGGTAAGTCCCTGGCCGGCATCAACACCAACTACAAGGACACCGCCACGTTCAAGTGGATCCGTCTGTACGACGACGACAAGAGCATCTCGATCTGCGACAAGTACACGGGTAACAGCAGTGGCAAGGAGCCGACCAAGACCGGTTCCGGTGCGGACGGCACCTACTGCAAGTACTCGTCCTCGGACATCACCTACAAGTAA
- a CDS encoding FecCD family ABC transporter permease — MRAVTPAIDAPPGGTPATGPRNRERPTGVRPAAGLATFAGLLVLLALSVLLSLLIGSGHVAFGDVWRGVFHPDRSVEGQLIMQEVRLPRTVAGLLAGAALGLAGAVIQGVTRNPLADPGLLGINAGASTAVVLAISWLGITAADGYIWFGFVGAAVAATLVYGVGSLGREGATPVKLALAGQATSAALLALTTAMLLKDTKTYDRYRFWQVGSLTGREPEVLWQAAPFVGVGVLLALTLGPQLNALALGDDLARGLGQKVGTVRLLSAATVVLLTGAATVVAGPIAFVGLVVPHAVRTVTGADYRWTLPLSMLLAPSLLLVSDVVGRLIARPGELQVGILTAAIGAVPFVLLVRRRKMAEL, encoded by the coding sequence ATGAGAGCGGTGACGCCCGCGATCGACGCGCCGCCGGGCGGGACCCCCGCGACCGGCCCGCGCAACCGTGAGCGTCCCACCGGAGTCCGTCCCGCCGCCGGGCTGGCCACCTTCGCCGGGCTGCTGGTGCTGCTGGCCCTCTCGGTCCTGCTCAGCCTGCTGATCGGCTCGGGCCACGTCGCTTTCGGTGACGTGTGGCGGGGCGTGTTCCACCCGGACCGGTCCGTCGAGGGCCAGCTGATCATGCAGGAGGTGCGCCTGCCGCGCACCGTCGCCGGGCTGCTGGCCGGCGCCGCGCTGGGCCTGGCCGGCGCCGTCATCCAGGGTGTCACCCGCAACCCGCTGGCCGACCCGGGCCTGCTCGGCATCAACGCCGGGGCGTCCACCGCCGTCGTGCTGGCGATCAGCTGGCTCGGCATCACCGCGGCCGACGGCTACATCTGGTTCGGTTTCGTCGGGGCCGCGGTGGCCGCCACCCTGGTCTACGGCGTCGGTTCGCTCGGCCGCGAGGGTGCCACCCCGGTCAAGCTGGCCCTGGCCGGTCAGGCCACCAGCGCCGCCCTGCTCGCCCTGACCACGGCGATGCTGCTGAAAGACACCAAGACCTATGACCGCTACCGGTTCTGGCAGGTCGGCTCGCTGACCGGCCGGGAGCCCGAGGTGCTCTGGCAGGCCGCGCCGTTCGTCGGCGTCGGGGTGCTGCTCGCCCTGACCCTGGGCCCGCAGCTGAACGCGCTGGCCCTGGGCGACGACCTGGCCCGCGGCCTGGGGCAGAAGGTCGGAACGGTCCGGCTGCTGAGCGCCGCCACGGTGGTGCTGCTGACCGGCGCCGCCACCGTCGTGGCCGGGCCGATCGCGTTCGTCGGGCTGGTGGTGCCGCACGCCGTGCGCACGGTCACCGGCGCCGACTACCGCTGGACGCTGCCGCTGAGCATGCTGCTGGCTCCCTCGCTGCTGCTGGTCTCCGACGTGGTCGGCCGGCTGATCGCCCGGCCCGGCGAACTCCAGGTGGGCATCCTCACCGCCGCGATCGGCGCGGTGCCGTTCGTGCTGCTGGTGCGGCGCCGGAAGATGGCCGAGCTGTGA
- a CDS encoding Dps family protein, translating to MTTVASQNTGSTGFHASPILGANLQRVLVDLVALHLYGKQAHWNIVGKNFRDLHLQLDEIVDLAREHSDTIAERMRALDVVPDAGPKTVCAQASLTDFGADEVDTTEAVDKITLMLRETAATVRAVHDDTDNEDPTTADLLHSIIHDLEKQAWMISSENRTPRKA from the coding sequence ATGACCACCGTCGCCTCCCAGAACACCGGCAGCACCGGCTTCCACGCCTCCCCGATCCTCGGCGCGAACCTTCAGCGCGTCCTGGTCGACCTGGTGGCCCTGCACCTCTACGGCAAGCAGGCGCACTGGAACATCGTGGGCAAGAACTTCCGCGACCTGCACCTCCAGCTCGACGAGATCGTCGACCTGGCCCGCGAGCACAGCGACACCATCGCCGAGCGCATGCGCGCCCTCGACGTGGTGCCCGACGCCGGCCCCAAGACGGTCTGCGCCCAGGCCAGCCTGACCGACTTCGGCGCCGACGAGGTGGACACCACCGAGGCCGTCGACAAGATCACGCTGATGCTGCGCGAGACCGCGGCCACCGTGCGCGCCGTGCACGACGACACCGACAACGAAGACCCCACCACCGCCGACCTGCTGCACAGCATCATCCACGACCTGGAGAAGCAGGCCTGGATGATCTCGTCGGAGAACCGCACCCCGCGCAAGGCCTGA
- a CDS encoding PhoX family protein produces MRNLPMLGLTHGTRSAVTCHLKCDDACSRPAPNSSCEPTFQSIASSALSRRAMLAGSGVVAAAAALPLVRAQEAEAASLKPGLSFSPITSVAADQDAFTVPKGFRWDPIIRWGDPLFRNSPAFDPSKPSAKAQALQFGYNNDYLDIIETNGRGTEALLVCNHEYTNRAIMFPPTETAEAEAEVLRTLKAAHGFAVVELERRRRGDVWSYVQGAPLNRRITADTPFRFTGPAAGSDLLKTQDDEHGALALGTFGNCSGGTTPWGTVLSGEENFNGYFKADPAARGSKRYGLTNAASTYGWEKIDPRFDATAAGYANEPHRFGWIVEIDPTDPRSTPVKHTAMGRMKHEGANIRVDGDGTVVAYMGDDEKFDYLYKFVAKNKFRKGDSKAARKHNKQLLDEGDLYVAKFTGEAQDDNANLGSGQWIPLTKNGASVVDGFTLEEVLVFTREAADAVKATPMDRCEDVQPDPKTGKLYVVCTNNDARGTTGKPATDAANPRAVNKNGHIIEITERRGRADATKFTWDLFMVCGDEGQAGTYFGGWDGPVAPISCPDNIAFDSAGNLWIATDGQPSSIDRNDALFRVPLHGRERGHLVQFLAVPVEAETCGPVVHDQDGSVFVAVQHPGEDGSWATQNSYFPDYVKAGAKPGKGDWRGPRPAVVQVTRK; encoded by the coding sequence ATGAGAAACCTGCCGATGCTCGGGCTGACGCACGGCACCCGCAGCGCTGTCACCTGTCATCTGAAATGTGACGACGCGTGCTCCCGCCCGGCGCCGAACTCCAGCTGCGAGCCCACTTTCCAGAGCATCGCCTCGTCGGCGCTGAGCCGCCGGGCGATGCTGGCCGGCAGCGGTGTGGTGGCCGCCGCCGCGGCCCTGCCGCTGGTGCGTGCCCAGGAGGCCGAGGCGGCCTCGCTGAAGCCGGGGCTGTCGTTCAGCCCGATCACCTCGGTCGCGGCCGACCAGGACGCCTTCACGGTGCCGAAGGGCTTCCGCTGGGACCCGATCATCCGCTGGGGCGACCCGCTGTTCCGCAACTCCCCGGCGTTCGACCCGTCGAAGCCGAGCGCGAAGGCCCAGGCCCTCCAGTTCGGTTACAACAACGACTATCTCGACATCATCGAGACGAACGGCCGTGGTACGGAAGCGCTCCTGGTGTGCAACCACGAGTACACCAACCGGGCGATCATGTTCCCGCCGACCGAGACCGCCGAGGCCGAGGCCGAGGTGCTGCGCACGCTGAAGGCCGCGCACGGTTTCGCCGTGGTCGAGCTGGAGCGCCGCCGGCGCGGCGACGTCTGGTCGTACGTGCAGGGCGCCCCGCTGAACCGCCGGATCACCGCCGACACCCCGTTCCGGTTCACCGGCCCGGCCGCCGGTTCCGACCTGCTGAAGACGCAGGACGACGAGCACGGCGCCCTGGCGCTGGGCACGTTCGGCAACTGCTCCGGCGGCACGACCCCCTGGGGCACGGTGCTTTCCGGCGAGGAGAACTTCAACGGCTACTTCAAGGCCGACCCGGCCGCCCGGGGCAGCAAGCGCTACGGCCTGACCAACGCGGCCAGCACCTACGGCTGGGAGAAGATCGACCCGCGGTTCGACGCCACCGCCGCCGGTTACGCCAACGAACCGCACCGGTTCGGCTGGATCGTCGAGATCGACCCGACCGACCCGAGGTCCACGCCGGTCAAGCACACCGCCATGGGCCGGATGAAGCACGAGGGCGCGAACATCCGCGTCGACGGCGACGGCACCGTGGTGGCGTACATGGGGGACGACGAGAAGTTCGACTACCTGTACAAGTTCGTCGCGAAGAACAAGTTCCGCAAGGGCGACTCGAAGGCCGCGCGCAAGCACAACAAGCAGCTGCTCGACGAGGGCGACCTTTACGTGGCCAAGTTCACCGGTGAGGCCCAGGACGACAACGCGAATCTTGGCTCCGGCCAGTGGATCCCGCTGACGAAGAACGGTGCTTCGGTGGTGGACGGCTTCACCCTGGAAGAGGTGCTGGTGTTCACCCGGGAGGCCGCCGACGCGGTCAAGGCCACCCCGATGGACCGCTGCGAGGACGTCCAGCCCGACCCGAAAACCGGCAAACTGTACGTGGTCTGCACCAACAACGACGCCCGGGGCACCACCGGCAAGCCGGCCACCGACGCCGCCAACCCGCGCGCCGTGAACAAGAACGGCCACATCATCGAGATCACCGAGCGCAGGGGCAGGGCCGACGCCACGAAGTTCACCTGGGACCTGTTCATGGTCTGCGGTGACGAGGGCCAGGCCGGCACCTACTTCGGCGGCTGGGACGGGCCGGTGGCGCCGATCTCCTGCCCCGACAACATCGCCTTCGACTCGGCCGGCAACCTGTGGATCGCCACCGACGGCCAGCCCAGCTCGATCGACAGGAACGACGCCCTGTTCCGGGTTCCGTTGCACGGCAGGGAACGTGGGCACCTGGTGCAGTTCCTCGCGGTGCCGGTGGAGGCCGAGACCTGCGGTCCGGTGGTGCACGACCAGGACGGCTCGGTGTTCGTGGCGGTGCAGCACCCGGGTGAGGACGGCAGCTGGGCCACCCAGAACTCCTACTTCCCGGACTACGTCAAGGCCGGCGCCAAGCCGGGCAAGGGCGACTGGCGGGGGCCGCGCCCGGCCGTGGTGCAGGTCACCCGCAAGTAG
- a CDS encoding sensor histidine kinase, which yields MPHPIERSMLRISLAWAAASRMVVAVGCGCLGLFLLSGTRLLAASLVTAVLIAWTLLFCGRMLRLKGGDRVGAGWLTADIAITCAVLLSQHWTIPPVGVPDGTGWMNALVAMTVVTYQWHTPPKVGALAAVLFVAAYWVGIETSIGGDGGGWPAPALWVLADGVLSRGLFVMLRRGGRRADEYLAAGDRERAAAEVSRARRSDEREYLATLHDTAAATLLMVGLGTVESRHGWLQQQARRDLAVLDPGIRAVRPEPVVDLAVMLAETTAAGQVTVRQPPLGSLLLPAGPAMAIRDSVREALTNVARHAGVQEATLSVQQEGSRLVVEIHDDGVGFVPERVPPTRRGIAESITARMGRAGGDASVSSIPGQGTTVRLEWADV from the coding sequence GTGCCACATCCCATCGAACGCTCGATGCTGCGCATCAGCCTGGCCTGGGCTGCCGCCAGCCGGATGGTCGTGGCCGTGGGCTGCGGCTGTCTCGGGCTGTTCCTGCTGTCCGGCACCCGGCTGCTGGCCGCGTCGCTGGTCACCGCCGTGCTGATCGCCTGGACCCTGCTGTTCTGCGGTCGCATGCTGCGCCTGAAGGGCGGCGACCGGGTGGGCGCCGGCTGGCTCACCGCCGACATCGCGATCACCTGCGCCGTCCTGCTCAGCCAGCACTGGACCATCCCGCCGGTCGGCGTGCCGGACGGCACCGGCTGGATGAACGCCCTGGTCGCGATGACCGTGGTGACCTATCAGTGGCACACCCCGCCGAAGGTCGGGGCGCTCGCCGCGGTGCTGTTCGTGGCGGCCTACTGGGTGGGCATCGAGACCTCGATCGGTGGGGACGGCGGGGGCTGGCCGGCCCCGGCCTTGTGGGTGCTGGCCGACGGCGTGCTGTCCCGGGGCCTGTTCGTGATGTTGCGCCGGGGTGGGCGCCGCGCCGACGAGTACCTGGCCGCCGGTGACCGGGAACGGGCGGCGGCCGAGGTCAGCCGGGCCCGGCGGTCCGACGAGCGCGAGTACCTGGCCACCCTGCACGACACCGCAGCGGCCACCCTGCTGATGGTGGGGCTGGGCACGGTGGAGAGCCGGCACGGCTGGCTCCAGCAGCAGGCCCGGCGCGACCTGGCGGTGCTCGACCCGGGTATCCGCGCCGTGCGGCCGGAACCGGTGGTGGACCTGGCCGTCATGCTCGCCGAGACCACCGCCGCCGGGCAGGTGACGGTGCGGCAGCCGCCGCTGGGCTCGCTCCTGCTGCCCGCCGGGCCGGCCATGGCGATCCGCGACAGCGTGCGTGAGGCGCTGACCAACGTGGCCCGGCACGCCGGGGTGCAGGAGGCGACCTTGTCGGTGCAGCAGGAGGGAAGCCGTCTGGTGGTCGAGATCCACGACGACGGAGTCGGTTTCGTACCCGAACGGGTGCCGCCGACGCGGCGCGGCATCGCCGAGTCGATCACCGCCCGGATGGGCCGGGCCGGCGGCGACGCCTCGGTCAGCTCGATCCCCGGGCAGGGCACCACGGTGCGTCTGGAGTGGGCCGATGTCTGA
- a CDS encoding SDR family oxidoreductase, protein MTSTELLGITGSTGRLGGRVARRLAAAGVAQRLLVRDPARAPQLPGAQAQAITYADTPAVRAALTGVSTLFMVSGTESPDRVTAHRGFVDAAVAAGVRHVVYVSFAGAAPDATFTHARDHWHTEQHLRGSGPAFTFLRDNLYADFLPGLAGDDGVIRGPAGDGQVAAVTQDDIAEVAEVVLRDPAAHAGATYDLTGPQALTLDQVAATLTAVTGREVTYHRETMAEARASRAGYGAPDWEVEAWISTYTAIAAGELAQVSSAVADLTGHPATSLEQLLRAKD, encoded by the coding sequence ATGACCAGCACCGAGCTCCTCGGGATCACCGGGTCCACAGGCCGTCTCGGCGGCCGGGTGGCCCGCCGCCTGGCCGCTGCCGGAGTCGCCCAGCGTCTGCTGGTGCGCGATCCGGCCCGGGCCCCGCAGCTGCCCGGTGCGCAGGCCCAGGCCATCACCTACGCCGACACCCCGGCCGTGCGCGCGGCGCTGACGGGGGTCAGCACGCTGTTCATGGTGTCCGGCACCGAGTCGCCGGACCGGGTCACGGCGCACCGGGGATTCGTCGACGCCGCGGTGGCGGCCGGGGTGCGGCACGTGGTCTACGTGTCGTTCGCCGGGGCCGCGCCCGACGCCACCTTCACCCACGCCCGCGACCACTGGCACACCGAGCAGCACCTGCGCGGCAGCGGTCCGGCCTTCACCTTCCTGCGCGACAACCTGTACGCCGACTTCCTGCCCGGCCTGGCCGGTGACGACGGAGTGATCCGGGGCCCGGCCGGGGACGGGCAGGTGGCCGCCGTGACCCAGGACGACATCGCCGAGGTGGCCGAGGTGGTGCTGCGCGACCCGGCCGCACACGCCGGGGCCACCTACGACCTGACCGGCCCTCAGGCCCTCACGCTCGACCAGGTGGCGGCCACGCTGACCGCCGTCACCGGGCGCGAGGTCACCTACCACCGGGAGACCATGGCCGAGGCCCGGGCCTCACGGGCCGGGTACGGCGCCCCGGACTGGGAGGTCGAGGCCTGGATCTCCACCTACACGGCGATCGCGGCGGGTGAGCTGGCACAGGTCAGCAGCGCCGTGGCCGACCTGACCGGGCACCCGGCCACGAGCCTCGAGCAGCTGTTGCGGGCGAAGGACTAG
- a CDS encoding ABC transporter ATP-binding protein produces the protein MDVTATRPDESLAENVHQAVLPELRDAWWETGARRRAGTALTGVFAELPSLVRHAVLVAWRADRLRTVLIGVATIGGGVLSTFGLLSTQQVLVELFGNGPTADRVRAAFPALVLLGCIAAVRGTLAIVTGYAQIGLAPRVKQTTERRYFEATTGVRLEAFDGDAFADDMERAKTCGEDVNELVRGTADTLAGLVNLLAVGVAVLVINPLLLLALVVATLPKAYAALRSGHLRYAHFLAGSVRRRRLWVLHHQMAERKSAAELRSYGLRGFLLKQYDMVMRIQTVEELRLARRVTVNTAVGTMIGGIGLAGVWVLLGVLLATGRIPLSAAVTCVVAVQAAQAGLMAMTWQIERVYNEGQYVRDYLTFLERAGHHLPATPMTQDDEEPRPHPGPLRQLEVRGVSLQYPDRHSPAVDRVTFTVTAGETIALVGENGSGKSTLAAMIAGLRRPTGGVLHWNGKPYDDWDPELLRARTGVVLQEHHRWPYSAAANIAMGAIDAPPDRARIELAARRALAHEMVLDLPHGYDTLLDRTFKDGQDLSGGQWQRITAARGFYRDADLLIMDEPSSALDPRAEDALFQDLRARQGVLTTILVTHRLANVMHADRIFVMHEGVVTETGTHAQLMALRGRYCELFSLQASGYRADEP, from the coding sequence ATGGATGTGACGGCGACCCGCCCGGACGAATCCCTGGCCGAAAACGTACATCAGGCAGTGCTTCCCGAGCTGCGTGACGCGTGGTGGGAAACCGGTGCTCGCCGCCGGGCCGGCACCGCGCTCACCGGGGTGTTCGCCGAGTTGCCCTCCCTGGTCAGGCACGCCGTCCTGGTGGCCTGGCGGGCCGACCGCCTGCGCACCGTGCTGATCGGGGTGGCCACGATCGGTGGCGGCGTGCTGTCCACGTTCGGGTTGCTGTCCACCCAGCAGGTACTGGTGGAGCTGTTCGGCAACGGTCCCACCGCCGACCGGGTGCGCGCCGCGTTCCCGGCCCTGGTCCTGCTCGGCTGCATCGCCGCGGTGCGCGGCACACTCGCCATCGTCACCGGCTACGCGCAGATCGGTCTGGCCCCGCGGGTGAAACAGACCACCGAGCGGCGCTATTTCGAGGCCACCACCGGCGTGCGACTGGAGGCGTTCGACGGCGACGCCTTCGCCGACGACATGGAGCGCGCCAAAACCTGCGGGGAAGACGTCAACGAGCTGGTGCGCGGCACCGCCGACACCCTGGCCGGGCTGGTCAACCTGCTGGCGGTGGGGGTGGCCGTGCTGGTGATCAATCCGCTGCTGCTGCTCGCCCTGGTCGTGGCCACCCTGCCCAAGGCCTACGCCGCGCTGCGCTCAGGTCATCTGCGCTACGCGCACTTCCTGGCCGGGTCGGTGCGCCGGCGACGGCTCTGGGTGCTGCACCACCAGATGGCCGAACGAAAGTCCGCGGCGGAACTGCGTTCCTACGGTCTGCGCGGATTCCTGCTGAAGCAGTACGACATGGTGATGCGCATCCAGACCGTGGAGGAACTGCGTCTGGCCCGCAGGGTCACCGTCAACACCGCGGTGGGCACCATGATCGGCGGCATCGGCCTGGCGGGCGTCTGGGTGCTGCTCGGGGTGCTGCTCGCCACCGGACGCATCCCGTTGTCGGCCGCGGTCACCTGCGTGGTGGCGGTGCAGGCCGCACAGGCCGGGCTGATGGCCATGACCTGGCAGATCGAGCGGGTCTACAACGAGGGCCAGTACGTGCGCGACTACCTCACCTTCCTGGAGCGCGCCGGTCATCACCTCCCGGCCACACCCATGACGCAGGACGACGAGGAGCCCCGCCCCCACCCCGGGCCGCTACGGCAGCTGGAGGTGCGCGGCGTCAGCCTGCAATACCCGGATCGTCACTCCCCCGCCGTCGACCGGGTCACGTTCACCGTCACGGCAGGCGAGACGATCGCGCTCGTCGGGGAGAACGGCTCCGGCAAGTCCACGCTGGCGGCCATGATCGCGGGGTTGCGCCGGCCCACCGGCGGCGTCCTCCACTGGAACGGAAAGCCCTATGACGACTGGGATCCGGAGCTGCTGCGGGCTCGCACCGGGGTGGTCCTCCAGGAGCACCACCGGTGGCCCTACTCGGCCGCGGCCAACATCGCGATGGGCGCCATCGACGCCCCGCCCGACCGGGCCCGCATCGAGCTGGCGGCACGCCGGGCACTGGCCCACGAGATGGTGCTCGATCTGCCGCACGGCTACGACACGCTGCTCGACCGCACCTTCAAGGACGGTCAGGACCTGTCCGGCGGGCAGTGGCAGCGGATCACCGCCGCCCGCGGCTTCTATCGCGACGCCGACCTGCTGATCATGGACGAGCCATCGTCCGCCCTCGACCCGCGCGCCGAGGACGCCCTGTTCCAGGACCTGCGGGCGCGGCAGGGCGTGCTCACCACGATCCTCGTCACCCACCGCCTGGCCAACGTGATGCACGCCGACCGGATCTTCGTGATGCACGAGGGCGTGGTGACCGAGACCGGCACGCACGCCCAGCTGATGGCCCTGCGGGGGCGCTACTGTGAGCTGTTCTCGTTGCAGGCCAGCGGTTATCGGGCCGACGAGCCCTAG